GTTGTGGAGTCAGTTATTGCAACAGACTCTAGCGCAAGGATTAACGCCACCTGTTCTCACAGATTATATAGAACTTTCGATTGGTGGAACTTTATCGGTAGGGGGTATCGGTGGTGCAACTCATCGTTATGGCGTACAAGTTGATAATGTTTTAGAACTCAAAGTGGTGACTGGTGCTGGTCAGTTGGAAACATGTTCACCTCTAGAAAACAGCCATCTATGGGAATCTGTACTGGCAGGGCTAGGTCAATGCGGAATTATTGTTCAAGCCACTGTGAAACTAATTCATGCTGCTACTAATGTGCGTGTATTTGAATTATATTATGACGATTTAGCCACATTTACTCGTGACCAACGCTTACTAATCAATGATCAGCGTTTTAACTATGTAGAAGGTCAGTTAATTGCAAAAGATACTGGGGGATGGCGTTATCTTTTAGAAGCCGCTAGCTTTTACAGCCCACCAAACATTCCCGATAACAGCGCTTTACTTGAAGGCTTAAACTATACTCCAGGTACACAACAAATAGAAGACAAAACTTATTTTGATTTCCTCAATCGTTTAGCTCCTACAGTTGCCTTCCTCAAATCTATTGGTGTTTGGTCTTATCCTCATCCCTGGTTAGATTTGTTTGTATCTAGTAGCGCAGTTAACAGTTTTGTTGGTGAAGTCGCTGCCAACTTAACACTAGCTGATACAGGTCAAGGCCCAATTCTGCTGTATCCAGTCAAGACCAACCGTTTTCATCTACCCTTGTTCCGGGTTCCTACAGAAGAGATTGTGTTTCTGTTTTCTATTTTGCGAACAGCAGCACCACCAGAAGATGCTGTAGTTACACGGATGCTGTCTGATAATCGCAAACTATTTGAGCAAAACCGTGACTTGGGTGGTTACAAATATCCCGTAGATGTTATTCCCTTTTCCAAAAAGGATTGGCAGCAGCATTTTGGTCGAGTTTGGGGAAATTTGGTAAGTGCAAAGCGACGTTACGATCCAGATAATTTACTAACCCCAGGTCAAGGCATTTTCGTGAAACAGGTCAATGATATGAATGAGTTTTGATAAAACGTCATTCGATCGCGCTTGCAGGTGCTAGCTTTTTTACATTAACCAATCCCTAATCATCACAACCGTACTAAATGGACAAAAATTGTTCAAGGGCAACTATAGAGCAGATGTGATTTCGTAAGGATTAAGGCCATAACTTCAGTATTGTCATAGCAGCCAAATTAAGGACAAAGTGGAAGATATTGAATATCTAATTCTTGATACCCAGTTTGCTCATCAAAGCTTCTTCCAAAGCAAAACTCTTGCGTAGTGCCAATAACTATTTCCGCAGTAGTATAAATTATACATCCATCGACAAGATGACCACCAATAGTCTTACCTTGTTGATCTGCTAGAGCAATATGCAGATGTATCCCTTCATTCGATAAAGTTCCATTGAGAGCTAAAATTTCAAATTTTTCATCAAAGGTTGTACTTTTATCTTGATTAGCAAAGCGAATTGCCGCTTGTTTTAAACTGCCGATACCACTTAAAATAAATCCTGCTTGAATATTTTGCTCTATAGCAAAGTTTTTTAGAGATTGTCTTAAATCTTCATTAGGTTTGAGTCTAATTGCTAATATTTTCATAAGTCTTTATTATTAACTAAATATTGCCATAGCTGAAACTGCCGTATGGTGATGTTGAACCACTCCTGCATCTTAGGCATTGGTAATCTGTATAGTTGACGAGCGTTAACAAAGTAATAAAATAGAGATTGCGAGTTTGCTCAATGCTGAGTACTCTGGTAAGTCACATATCATCTGGCATAACAGCGATGCCTGCGGCGGGCTACGCCATCGCGCTCGACTTCAGTTTAAAGCAAAGACTTCAAAAAGCCATGCACCGGGGTAAGCCAATTTTTCTGTACCACTACGGTGGTAGGATAATGCCACCATCCCAGAGCTACTACTGGCGGATGATGAATGAACACCCATCAATGAAGATTTATCAACTCGAAGTTAGGAATTGATAATCAATACTATTTATTTTCTTGCCCAGACTTGTGTGACACGAGGGATACCAAACACTGTTTTTTCATCAGCCGCTAACGCTCTAATTTGGGTAATTGTCTGGTCAATCTCCTGTGGGGTTGTTATTCCAGCTTCGATAAGAGCATCAACTGCCTCGAACAATGACAAATCGATTAGACGCTTGTTATCCTGATGCAATACGACGGGTTGAAACAAACAAACTTCTGAGTTAGCTAATCCAACATCCATGAAAAATCGGTATAAAGTTGCTCCGAGACGAAAATGCTGACCGCGAATGTCGCTGATAGTCATAAAAAGCTCAAAACAACGCTCATAAGCTCTTGACGGCGGATCACAAAAGGTGCAGCTAAAGTCTGCTTCTTCGCAAACTAATATTCCCCCAGGCTTAAGGAGCGATTGCATTTGGTTTAGTGCATCGGTAGGCTGAGTTAGGTGCATTAGCAAAAAGCGGCAGTAAACCAAGTCAAAAGATTCTAATGGTAATCCTGTAGCATAGGCACTACCAAGAGAAAATGTAACATTGCTTAAACCCTCAACTTTAGCATTCTTTCTTGCTTGCTCTAATTGTTCAGCACTGATATCTACACCAAAGACCGAGCCATTATCGCCAACTTGTTGAGCCAGCCAGTTAGAAACATTCCCTGTGCCGCAACCAATGTCAGCTACCACCATTCCTGCTTCAAGTCCAACTCGCTGCAATAAGAACTCAGTGTAGGGTTTATGAACTTTGTTGAGGATTGAAAGCCGATGTGCGCCTAATTCCCCAGTGGCCAGTGTATAACGGTCATCTTGCTTCATTTTTTCTTTGAGAATGTCCATTTGGAGTAATTGTAAAGCAATCACATCTGGCAATGTCAGGCGATCGCATCTGTCAATCTGGGGCGATCGCTTTTAATTTTTTACCAGCAGCTTGTGCTTCTCTTGATAACTGGCTGCTTTGGGAACAATGCCGCAGATGCAAACTCCTGTAGTCTCAAGTGTTTAGCTACTACAGTTGGTTCTAGTGCCGCACCTTGAGCGTAAAACTAAACTAAGAGGCGTTGCACAACCATCTGCCAGCTTTGTACTTGCTCTTATGCGAGTTTTCTCATTAACTTAGTGCATAGTCGTTGCCGCTTATGACTTCAGTTGCACCGTGAGAAATTGGGTGGGGTGGCCGAAGTGACGGTTGAGGTGAAGCATCTGCGGTCATTCAATTACTTGCCAGATAAATGTCGGCAGGTTCAGGCGATGTGCAATGGTACAAAGCGCTCATAGCGTAGCTGATTGTCTATGACCGGCCGGAGGTCATCGCTAAACTCTAAAATTAAAGGGTAGTAAACAGACTGTAAATCTTTAGCCAAAGAGTTTATATTTTCTTAAGCTTAACTATTATCGTAAATCTACTGAATACTGTTAATATCAATCTGGAATCAAGTTTTGTGCATTTGTAGTTTTGTACATACTCAGGTTAAAGGCTATGCACATTAGTATCCCAGATGATATTAAGAAGCAATTTCATGCAGCTTGCGCTTTACGTGGGCTGAAGATGAGTCAAGTTGTGGTGGAAATGATTCAGCTATGGCTGAAAGCGAATGATTCGCAGTCAACTAATCAAGTACAAGAGCCGTGAACACAGTGTAAGGGATGGGGTGTAGGGTATTCCATTCTTAAAAGAAGGATTTTCATGAATAACACTGTGCAAAGTTGTAAATACCTATAAAAACTACAATAACAAAATCATGAACGCACTTACTTCACAACAATGGGTCATCGCTTTCCAATGGAACTACAATGGCAATTTAATAAATAAAAAGATTTCTAAACAAGAAGCAACTAGAGATAATCTTAATGGTGCTGTTATTAGAATTGGCCGTGAGAAACCGTCATGTAACCTGTATTTGGAGGACATTAGTGTATCAGGTCAACACGCGGAAATCTATTTTGATGAACAGCAACAAAAGTTTTTTATTAAGAGTTTGTCCCCTAAGAATACTACCAAAGTAGACGGGCAAGACCTTGTTTATGGTGAGGAACTCCCATTGAAAAATGGCAGTAATATTGTTTTAGGACAGCTAAATATTGAGGTTACTAATATCCAAGTTTACGAGCTTGAAGCGACAAATTATTCAGGTTTCGTTAATCCTAAACCAAATTCAAATCCAGTCAATTCTGTTAGTCCTAGTTCAAATTCAAATCCAGTCAATTCCAATATAAGTTCAATACCAGTCAATCTCAATCCAAATTCAAATCCAGTCAATCTTAATGTAAATTTAAGAAATACCGATCCAGAACCAGACTCAAATAAATCAAAACGTTGGTGGCAAGAGCCTACAATACAGGTAGCAATAATATCAGCAGTAGTAGGAATTGTAACCGCAGCAGTTACTTGGTATAACAATAATCAGACTCAACAAACAGAGATATTAAAATCGCAGCTAGCAACTAATTCTGCGGAAAAACTGAAATATATAGAAAGATTAGAATCTCATAAAAAAGAGGTTATTAAGCTGCTTGAGAAAGATGAAAAAACAGGTAATTTAATCTACAGTAGATTACAATTAACAAGCGATTGTAATAAATTTATAACCTTTGCAGTGTCGTATATCGCACCAAACGATGTAGAAGAAACTAAAGGTTGGTTCAATCTTACTAATGAAAGACCGATAGTCCCTTCTTTTTATACCAAAAAAACTTTTATAAGACTACATGCGTATATTGAAGATAGTCGATATACAAATTTATATAACGCCTTGAAACAAAGTTATACTGAACCCTGGAAACAGGAGGATATAGATAAATATTTAGATGGCAGTAGTGAGCTAAATAAAGAGAAAACGAATTATCGAAATAAACAATGGAAAGGGAATGATGGTTTAGTAGAAAGGAAGATTATTTACCCTAGTGATTTTGATTATATCGAGAACCCTTTGTTTTTTGATAGAGACAAAAAAGACATAATCGATAAAGTCAAGTTTTACACATTAAATTTTATGTATGCGCCAAGTGGAACTCAGTATACAAAGGCAAAGTTTAGTTGTGAAGGAGAAAATTTAACTTTAAAGATAGAAGAGTGAAAATACATCCATCCCAAGTTTGGTAAAAGTTATTACAATACAACCAAGATACGCTGTAAAACACTATAAATAGTGAAAGACATAATCCTTCGTAACCGCTATAAAATTGTACAGTTTTTAGGAAGTGGTTCGTTTGGTGATACCTATATCGCTGAAGATATAGATTTGCCTAGCCATCCCAGGTGTGTCGTGAAACAACTCAAGCCTAAAACATCTGAACCAGAAGTATTGCAAGTTGCTAGGCGACTATTTGACAGTGAAGCCGAAACTTTATATCGTTTAGGGAACATTAGCAACCAAATACCTAAGTTATTTGCTCATTTTGAGGAAAATGGCGAGTTTTATTTGGTGCAAGAATTTATCGACGGGTATGACTTAAGCGCAGAGATAATACCTGGTAGCCAATGGAGTGAACCTGAAGTTGTCAAACTATTACAAGAAATTCTTCAAGTTTTAGCTATAGTTCATCAGGAGAATATTATTCACCGTGATATTAAGCCCCAAAATTTGATGCGTCGTCGGCATGATGGCAAAATTGTATTGATTGACTTTGGTGCAGTTAAAGAAATTAAAGATTTGAGTGCGAATACTCAAGGTCATGTTACTTCGACTATTGCCATTGGCTCAAATGGTTATATGCCAAATGAACAAGCTAAATCCAAGCCAAGACTATGTAGTGATATCTATGCAGTGGGAGTGATTGGTATCCAAGCTTTGACAGGCAAATTACCTAAAGACTTCCAAGAAGACCCTACCAATGGAGAAATAATTTGGCGAAACCAGATAAATGTTAGCAATAAACTGGCTGATGTTTTAACTAAAATGGTACGTTACAAATTTAGCGAGCGATACCAAACAGCAAACGAGGCTTTGCAATCACTAAGCTCTATATTTCCAGCACTATCAAAGCCAACAATGTCTTGGAAATTGCCATCTCGTGGAAGAGTTTTAGTTGTAACTGGAGTAGGGACAGGAATACTTATAATGTTTGTGTTAGCTTCTTTAATTCTGTTACGTACCAAAACAAGCGAAAACTTTATTCAACTACCTTGCGATACTGAAATATCTTTATTATCTTTACCACCATTACCAGACCAATCAAATAGAGAGTTTAAAAATGGTGCTAAATTTTATGGCTCTTTCGATCAGGATAATAAATTAACTGGCAAGGGAATATTATTATTTAAAAATGGTGATAGATATGATGGGGAATTTAAAAACGATAAACGTAATGGTTGTGGAAGATATTCATTTCTCACTAAAGCTAGCTCTTACCAATATTATATAGGTGAGTACGTAGAGGATAAACGTAACGGTCTAGGAAGATTAAAATGGAAAAATGGTAATGAATATAGAGGTAATTTCAAGAACGAGAAATGTGAGGGGAAAGGAGTATTTCAATTTGTCAATGGCTCTTTGAAAAGTGGAGTTTGGAAAGGAGGCAATTTGACCGAAGAAAATTTATCATGCAATTAACAAAAAGCTTAATTTATTTTTAAAATAAACTATAAAATATCACCCTAATGCTAGACTAATCATTAAACAATAAATATCAAAGAAAGAAAATGAATCGAAAGCTATTTGAAAAAATAAGATTTATATCTAAAGCGGTTTCTTTCCTTTTGATCATTCCTTACTTCAGCTTTGCTATTCTCCCACAAAGAGGGGTGGGGCAACCTACAGAGCAATCAACACCTTCTTCAGGAGAAATTATAACGCCACCTGCTCAAAACAATCCAGATACCAAAAAGCCTCCTAATCACAATAATACAGAGCAACCAACACCTTCGTCAGAGGAAATTATAACGCCAAATAATCAGAATAGTCCAGCTAATCAAAACACGCCAAATAACACAAAGCCAAATAATCAGAATAGTCCAGCTAATCAAAACACACCAAATAACACAAAGCCAAATAATCAGAATAGTCCAGCTAATCAAAACACACCAAATAACACAAAGCCAAATAATCAGAATAGTCCAGCTAATCAAAACACACCAAATAATACAGAGCCAAATAATCAGAATAGTCCAGCTAATCAAAATACGCCAAATAACACAAAGCCAAATAATCAGAATAGTCCAGCTAATCAAAACACACCAAATAACACAAAGCCAAATAATCAGAATAGTCCAGCTAATCAAAATACACCAATTAGAGGACTAGGATAAGATTTATTTGATTACTGATATTTTGCAAAATAGTTTAGTAGAAATTCAGAATTTAAATTTTAAGCTAGTTAAGATTTAAGTTCTGAATTACTTTTAATAAACAATACCTTAGCCAAAATCAGATGGTGAAGAAAGAGGGCTGATATAGTAAAGTTATTGTCTTTCCAAATTTTACATCTTGCACCAAGAAAATTTGATGTAATTTTACTATTCAATAAAAAATTGAAAGCCTTGATTTAGTGGCAAAAGCCTATAAAATTTTGATAACATTCGTATTAGATGGTGAACAATTATGAGTTCAAATCAGCAGTTTCTGCAAAATTTATACGAAGCCTTCAATAAAGGCGAGATGGAAACCATCATCTCGGTGATGCACCCGGACGTGAAATGGGCAAACGGGTTGTCAGGCGGTTTCGTTTATGGGCGCGATGCGGTGCGCGAATACTGGACTAATCAATATAAGGTGATTCAAGTACAGCTTGAAACCTTAAAATTCGAGACGGATGAAAACAATCGAAATATAGTTACTGTTCATCAAATTGTCAGAGATTTGCAAGGCAATTTACTTGCGGATTCAATAGTTGAGCAAATCTTTACGATTGAGAATAATTTGATTAGTCTATATGAAATTGGCAAAACCGAAACAATTCAACAGATGATTCAAAAGACGAGAACTTTCAAAGAGTGATTGGGAAGGCAGTTACAATTCAACCTGTTGCTTTTACCGAGCGCAATGAACAAAGGTTAGTAACTTCGGTTATATTCTGTGTAAATACTTCACCGCTATTTGCTCTCATCGCAGCCCAAAAATCCGTTTGCGCCCGACCGTTTAGAGCCGAATGGCACGCTTGTAAAGAGAAAAACGCTCTCGGCAGCAGGGGTGAAGAGGAGCAGGTGAGAAAGAAAAAGTTTTAGGAGGAGCAACGCCTTTTATGCAAATCCCAAAGATAATATTGTGAGTAATTCGCTAAAAGAAATCACATATTTCTCGCCAATATTGCGTTTTAATATCTTAATTGCTGCTTCATGATATTCCTGTCCACCGCTAGAAGCGCAGGCATCCGATACTACAAATGTTTCAAATCCAGCATCAAATAGTCCCAAAGCTGTAGCCATCACACAAGCATCTGTATCAACCCCACACACTGCAACTGTAGTAATAGCGTCCTTTTGCAGAGCTTGGAGTAGGTCAGGTGACATCGACGAATATGAAGGCTTATCAAACGTTTTGCTAACAACGCCAATTAAGGCATAAGAAAGCTCTGTTTCCTGTCCAGATACCATCTCGTTCCAATTTACTTGACGTGAGAAATTAGGATTGCGGTTAAAAAAGCGAGTTGCCCAAACTTGATGAAACTGATTAGCATGAGCAACTACCTTTGGCACAACCGCAACACATTCAGGTGTAATCAAAAAGCTATTTTGTAAATCTACCGCTAACAAAATCCCTTTAATCATATCTTGCCCTCTACGTATAACCTCCCGTAAAGTAAAAAGATATGCAATCCTTACGTTGCATACCTTTGGGCTTAACAAGCTTGCCATTCAACCTTATACCATTTCACGAAAACTTGATCTATTTAAAAATAAAAAATTAAATTGAAACAATCTCTTTTTTGATTAATTTAGAAGTACTATCGAAGGTGAGTAAAAATATATATTCACCTAAATAATAGTTATCACAACTATTTTTATCACCACAATTAGAATTAACGAAATCTGGTTTACCAAGTAATTTTCTTGTCTGTTGGCTTGTCATGCCGATTTGGAGATGGTTTTTCAGTAAATTTTCACTCATCTCTAGGCGTGCATTTTTATCCTTACTTTTGTTCAAAGGATTCTCTAGCCATGCTTGTTGATTAAAGGGTTTATTATCAAAAGGGTTATTGTCACAGCCAGATAAAAAAGAAACTACTGAGATTGTAAGCAAGAGTAGCCAAGATGTATAAGATTTCTGTATTATCGTCCTCATTGTTAACCTTTAGGAGAGTCTGAAAGCTATATAGAATTATTTTCACGATATTTTTAGTAATTTTCGGAGATTGATAGCTTTTTATTCATTCTTAGAAGAAAACCTAGACAGGCGATCGCGCCTGATACCATGTGTCCTGCCTTATTCCAAGCAAAAGCAGGACTGTGGCAAACCAGCATTGTGAATAATGCTGTAGATAAAGCAACTTGTGATTTTACCCCCTGCGTGACCAAATTTTGAACCATAACGTGACCAAAAGTTAACGTAATTTCAAGCTTTTGAGCCAATCAATAACTTAGCTTTATGAATCAAATTATGTCCGCGTGTTTTAAATGTGAACCATAATACGACCAAAAGTTTTATTTTTAGATGTGGTAAAAAATGCCGAGCAAGACACACTAATTTAGTCGAAAATTTTAAACTTTCGGTCAAAATATAATTCAAAATGTCCACAATATGGTTCAAAAATATGTTTCGCCAAAAATTGAGTGATAAAGCGATCGCCTGAAATCTGAATTTTTATTTCTCTCTCATTACGGTACGGTACAAATGAACTATTTGACTATGTTCCTTGCTGTAATTAAGTTTTGAGTTTTTTGAACTCCATTTATAGCTTTGAACTATATGTTGTCCTAGTACAGAGTGAAGTATTTCGTGACCGTTTGGCTAAATTATCGTTCAAATCACACAACTTTAACTAGAGGACGTAGTTTTAACATAGATGTATTTTTGAGAAAACACTTTTATAACCTGATTGTTCGTTGAAGTGTCCGTATTTGACTGATGTAGAGTAGAAACTGTTGAGTGTG
Above is a window of Nostoc sp. MS1 DNA encoding:
- a CDS encoding cysteine hydrolase family protein; translation: MIKGILLAVDLQNSFLITPECVAVVPKVVAHANQFHQVWATRFFNRNPNFSRQVNWNEMVSGQETELSYALIGVVSKTFDKPSYSSMSPDLLQALQKDAITTVAVCGVDTDACVMATALGLFDAGFETFVVSDACASSGGQEYHEAAIKILKRNIGEKYVISFSELLTILSLGFA
- a CDS encoding outer membrane protein assembly factor BamE; amino-acid sequence: MLTISVVSFLSGCDNNPFDNKPFNQQAWLENPLNKSKDKNARLEMSENLLKNHLQIGMTSQQTRKLLGKPDFVNSNCGDKNSCDNYYLGEYIFLLTFDSTSKLIKKEIVSI
- a CDS encoding FAD-binding protein; the protein is MNQNTSRRQVLQGLVVTAVVIGFDVVGRGWVTSADASSIFESIPPLDGKLYTDSETVASASVDFGNIIHRRPIAVLHPESIEDIVQIIRFARTHQIKVAARGQGHSTYGQSQVEAGIVINMSTLNKIHFVGTDRAVVDAGVLWSQLLQQTLAQGLTPPVLTDYIELSIGGTLSVGGIGGATHRYGVQVDNVLELKVVTGAGQLETCSPLENSHLWESVLAGLGQCGIIVQATVKLIHAATNVRVFELYYDDLATFTRDQRLLINDQRFNYVEGQLIAKDTGGWRYLLEAASFYSPPNIPDNSALLEGLNYTPGTQQIEDKTYFDFLNRLAPTVAFLKSIGVWSYPHPWLDLFVSSSAVNSFVGEVAANLTLADTGQGPILLYPVKTNRFHLPLFRVPTEEIVFLFSILRTAAPPEDAVVTRMLSDNRKLFEQNRDLGGYKYPVDVIPFSKKDWQQHFGRVWGNLVSAKRRYDPDNLLTPGQGIFVKQVNDMNEF
- a CDS encoding FHA domain-containing protein; the protein is MNALTSQQWVIAFQWNYNGNLINKKISKQEATRDNLNGAVIRIGREKPSCNLYLEDISVSGQHAEIYFDEQQQKFFIKSLSPKNTTKVDGQDLVYGEELPLKNGSNIVLGQLNIEVTNIQVYELEATNYSGFVNPKPNSNPVNSVSPSSNSNPVNSNISSIPVNLNPNSNPVNLNVNLRNTDPEPDSNKSKRWWQEPTIQVAIISAVVGIVTAAVTWYNNNQTQQTEILKSQLATNSAEKLKYIERLESHKKEVIKLLEKDEKTGNLIYSRLQLTSDCNKFITFAVSYIAPNDVEETKGWFNLTNERPIVPSFYTKKTFIRLHAYIEDSRYTNLYNALKQSYTEPWKQEDIDKYLDGSSELNKEKTNYRNKQWKGNDGLVERKIIYPSDFDYIENPLFFDRDKKDIIDKVKFYTLNFMYAPSGTQYTKAKFSCEGENLTLKIEE
- a CDS encoding PPC domain-containing DNA-binding protein, whose product is MKILAIRLKPNEDLRQSLKNFAIEQNIQAGFILSGIGSLKQAAIRFANQDKSTTFDEKFEILALNGTLSNEGIHLHIALADQQGKTIGGHLVDGCIIYTTAEIVIGTTQEFCFGRSFDEQTGYQELDIQYLPLCP
- a CDS encoding nuclear transport factor 2 family protein codes for the protein MSSNQQFLQNLYEAFNKGEMETIISVMHPDVKWANGLSGGFVYGRDAVREYWTNQYKVIQVQLETLKFETDENNRNIVTVHQIVRDLQGNLLADSIVEQIFTIENNLISLYEIGKTETIQQMIQKTRTFKE
- a CDS encoding class I SAM-dependent methyltransferase — translated: MIALQLLQMDILKEKMKQDDRYTLATGELGAHRLSILNKVHKPYTEFLLQRVGLEAGMVVADIGCGTGNVSNWLAQQVGDNGSVFGVDISAEQLEQARKNAKVEGLSNVTFSLGSAYATGLPLESFDLVYCRFLLMHLTQPTDALNQMQSLLKPGGILVCEEADFSCTFCDPPSRAYERCFELFMTISDIRGQHFRLGATLYRFFMDVGLANSEVCLFQPVVLHQDNKRLIDLSLFEAVDALIEAGITTPQEIDQTITQIRALAADEKTVFGIPRVTQVWARK